The sequence TATAAAAGTTATTcatttaaaagtaaaaaaaaaaatttaaaattgccATAACATAGTTTTCTACTTTATATTTAGATCAAAGGATATTTTAATGAGAGTGATAGCACAAGATCTTTGTCCTGAACTGATTTTAGTTGAAAAGGTAAGTTATTACTTTCTTTCGTATATGTATAATCTATACATGTGTTTGATAtatgaatttaattattatttttgtaatacgtAGGTGAGGACTCTTAATCCAGAATGTGCTACGCTCGATACGCCTATTGTTAATGCCCTGCATAACATGCATGATGGAAAGTTTTTGCATCTTCCCTTAGTTGATAGAGGCATATCAAGGTTCATTGTTGAACTCAGCTGAAGATAACTAATTTTCAGCcaattttaatttaaataaatttatataatgataataatatttgatTTGATGCAGAGGGAGCTGTTATTGCCATTGTTGATGTACTTCAGATAACCCATGTTGCAATAACCAGACTAAGCTTTATCTAAGCTTTTTGGAACCATATGTGAAAAAACACAACCCAAATTGACACATTCATAAGTGAATGGGTCAAACCTTCCACCTCTAATTTATGTTTTATCTTAAAATAGATTGACTGAAGTTGATGTTGAATTG comes from Rutidosis leptorrhynchoides isolate AG116_Rl617_1_P2 chromosome 4, CSIRO_AGI_Rlap_v1, whole genome shotgun sequence and encodes:
- the LOC139843612 gene encoding CBS domain-containing protein CBSCBSPB3-like translates to MFRPSLSTIISENPKVVTVSPSDTVVTTTERMIEFRMSSVVATIDNKPFGILTSKDILMRVIAQDLCPELILVEKVRTLNPECATLDTPIVNALHNMHDGKFLHLPLVDRGISRGSCYCHC